A section of the Parasteatoda tepidariorum isolate YZ-2023 chromosome 6, CAS_Ptep_4.0, whole genome shotgun sequence genome encodes:
- the LOC107446586 gene encoding Ig-like and fibronectin type-III domain-containing protein 2 isoform X3, protein MELSTANSSYIIFSFCILLICSFSTVKGAPTLEATPLEPLLAVAGDAVLIDCVVKNLQNYTIIWRRVVPGSNKTEILSAGEVRIIPDSRFSLLHQKGHETWVLQIQKAQVNDSGRYICEVNTNPRMQIFRLLSVVERIQTSTKAFPVDHNYTNCCVNHGVPANCRDFCSLQSVIMGGHPNPWQCMDHLPVITRCLTDGRNHMPCCEKQNIPEVCRSVCSGDYGLSTVLQHYSCMDHTIPTLSCIAEGIELLPGPPQELTVEALSESELKVKWIPPHQDVPVERYHLNLTLIKELSDAQEMELGSTDQKKMSKIPELKKLGTSTSVKSFMTVIVNGNKTSYVASGLQPMSMYEVRVTSENSHGTSMPTYAVRALTLSSDSRDAVPVNTSEIYFAHLPNITKCCEDKGVPQGKCLNSLCDPSAEEDAKLSDVLMCAPYVNITFECMAGGVDHSQCCQQRGLPEICLDFCRGNITQLDYRHFICLDHIDIYGNCLLEHYKVLPGSPEQFLVSMVHSRWAVLRWSPPSVLAESVLGYVLYWKEVAMDEIIEYNVVTDVKSPHLLDDLKPQTRYEVYVAAKNAFGLSRGSVRAVFTTTPEVNKTEKIMKNTPTYNETACCIAAGLKKSCLDLCSYNMKMSDLQLLAIPCANQLEILVRCGAGGRDHTSCCQRRGIRWECQPLCSAVIEMSPQAIASTCIGDAGKIIQCMAEGVGMLPEAPQDLHTMSVLPTRIHVKWNFNNTTEYPVWFEVRYTETHEKIPPHPLDYAYIENSTDTSFDLKNLKPDSYYSIYVVAMNEFGPSLASLVLLVRTPERDEIYNETVEATLGPPHSLEVTHQTMDSVSLSWRSPFHVPANSSLTYTVFYQPVNSTEDIEDSQSKLATVHNYITINNMTVNTQYAIAVQARTGHQESPLSETVLAWTDPAIPAFLNPPVVVPQEPIVEGSNVTLLCVATGMPVPVVSLFLNGQLMVQQQQSHVALVVPHIQRNITKVDCFADNGLGTGAQSSAALEVNFMPQVESLDKRIPAEEGSQATIRCLVTGHPVPRVLWYRDRKLREPLTKNSDYDLNMKPYREKKYSYLATLTLLHVTTAHEGQYFCYAENNYGKDTVFVNVDVLPKLYTNASACCQEKKVSDECQEACNIDIDIQTALNKPNCFKDLDKLMYCAADGSDHRKCCRDNGIQRSCLRWCQGRPIINTQLCILHASKIVSCFEEGKAVLPGPPLNIQYHLTGHKDLEITWDMPQKNPKVVQWYKVFWRPIGSRLMYRNHTKDRAIALHDLEPGTTYEVVVKAGNHYGISLHSEPLTFTITGIDGDGNIITEPAGYTSPSVAKTTAAIIGTILFLLLVGGLGFFFYQRNKLMKPPPGISPGVSFENPTYMKDNIPQNNTPGSIETNGETKRDNGETKRETQT, encoded by the exons tgGTAGAGAGAATTCAAACCAGTACCAAAGCCTTCCCTGTGGATCATAATTATACAA aTTGCTGTGTTAACCATGGAGTTCCTGCGAATTGCAGAGACTTCTGCAGCTTACAGTCTGTGATAATGGGCGGACACCCGAACCCCTGGCAATGCATGGACCATCTACCAGTGATTACAAGGTGTCTGACAG ATGGCCGGAACCACATGCCTTGCTGTGAGAAGCAAAATATACCTGAAGTGTGTAGATCAGTTTGTTCCGGTGATTATGGTTTGTCTACAGTACTGCAACATTATTCCTGCATGGATCATACTATTCCTACTCTGTCTTGCATTGCTGAAGGAATAG AGCTACTGCCAGGACCTCCGCAAGAGCTAACCGTGGAAGCCCTTTCGGAATCTGAGCTCAAAGTGAAATGGATTCCACCCCATCAGGATGTACCAGTAGAGAGATATCATCTGAATCTTACGTTGATAAAAGAATTGAGTGATGCACAGGAAATGGAATTGGGATCA ACAGATCAAAAGAAAATGAGCAAGATAccagaattaaagaaattaggAACATCAACGTCTGTGAAATCTTTCATGACAGTCATTGTAA ATGGCAATAAAACCAGCTACGTGGCCAGTGGTCTTCAGCCTATGTCAATGTACGAAGTTAGAGTGACATCTGAGAATTCGCATGGAACTAGTATGCCAACATATGCAGTTAGAGCCCTGACATTGTCTTCCGACTCGAGAGATGCGGTTCCAGTTAACacttcagaaatttattttgctcattTACCAAACATCACGAAGTGCTGTGAGGATAAAGGTGTTCCACAAGGAAAATGTCTCAATAGTCTTTGTGATCCATCGGCTGAAGAAGATGCAAA ATTATCGGATGTCCTCATGTGTGCACCATATGTCAACATTACTTTTGAATGCATGGCTGGAGGGGTGGATCATAGTCAGTGCTGTCAACAAAGAGGTTTGCCTGAGATCTGCCTAGATTTCTGCCGTGGCAATATCACTCAGCTGGATTACCGCCATTTCATATGTTTAGATCACATAGATATTTACGGCAACTGTCTTTTGGAGCATTACAAAGTTCTACCTGGATCTCCAGAACAGTTCTTGGTATCGATGGTACATTCAAGGTGGGCTGTTCTTAGATGGAGTCCTCCAAG TGTATTAGCTGAAAGTGTTCTTGGTTATGTATTATATTGGAAAGAGGTAGCAATGGACGAAATCATTGAATATAATGTCGTGACAGACGTGAAATCACCCCATTTGTTGGATGATCTAAAGCCACAAACAAG atatgAGGTTTACGTTGCTGCCAAAAATGCATTTGGTCTCAGCCGAGGATCAGTTCGAGCTGTTTTCACAACCACGCCAGAAGTAAATAAAAccgaaaaaattatgaagaacaCTCCAACATACAACGAAACAGCCTGTTGCATTGCCGCAGGATTGAAGAAATCATGCCTGGATCTCTGTTCCTATAAT atgaAAATGTCAGACTTGCAACTGCTAGCAATTCCTTGTGCCAATCAGCTAGAGATCCTTGTCCGTTGTGGAGCTGGTGGGAGAGACCACACTTCTTGTTGTCAAAGAAGAGGAATTCGTTGGGAGTGTCAGCCCTTATGTTCTGCTGTGATAGAGATGAGCCCACAAGCCATTGCAAGTACCTGCATAGGGGATGCTGGGAAGATTATCCAGTGCATGGCTGAAGGTGTTGGGATGCTGCCTGAAGCACCTCAAGATCTCCACACCATGAGTGTCCTACCAACAAGGATACATGTCAAgtggaattttaataatacaactGAGTATCCAGTGTGGTTTGAAGTTCGGTATACTGAAACTCACGAAAAAATTCCTCCTCATCCACTGGACTATGCATAT attgaAAATTCAACTGATACTAGCTTTGACTTGAAAAATCTTAAGCCCGATTCCTACTATAGCATATATGTCGTCGCAATGAATGAATTCGGCCCATCACTGGCGTCTCTGGTTCTCTTGGTCCGTACCCCTGAAAGAGATGAAATATACAACGAAACAGTGgaag CAACGTTAGGTCCACCACATTCCTTGGAAGTAACTCATCAAACGATGGATAGTGTATCTCTGAGTTGGCGCTCACCATTCCACGTCCCAGCTAACTCTTCATTAACCTACACAGTATTTTATCAGCCTGTAAATTCAACAGAAGACATCGAAGATTCTCAAAGCAAATTGGCAACGGTACACAATTACATCACCATCAACAATATGACGGTAAACACTCAATACGCCATAGCTGTACAAGCAAGAACTGGCCACCAAGAAAGCCCACTATCAGAGACCGTGCTAGCTTGGACGGATCCTGCAATTCCAGCATTCCTGAATCCCCCAGTTGTTGTACCACAAGAACCTATTGTGGAAGGGTCAAATGTCACTTTGCTGTGTGTTGCAACTGGTATGCCGGTGCCAGTTGTATCTTTGTTCTTGAATGGGCAACTAATGGTGCAACAGCAACAGAGTCATGTCGCCCTCGTTGTTCCTCATATACAAAGGAATATCACTAAGGTTGACTGCTTTGCTGATAATGGATTGGGAACAGGTGCTCAAAGCTCCGCAGCTTTAGAAGTAAATT tcaTGCCACAAGTTGAATCTCTGGATAAAAGAATTCCCGCAGAGGAGGGCAGTCAAGCAACAATTCGTTGTTTGGTTACCGGTCACCCTGTACCTCGTGTATTATGGTACAGAGACAGAAAATTAAGAGAACCTTTgacaaaaaattctgattatgatttaaatatgaaaccCTACAGAGAg aagaaatacaGTTATCTGGCAACTCTTACATTACTACATGTAACAACAGCTCATGAAGGTCAATATTTCTGCTACGCTGAAAACAACTACGGCAAAGATACAGTTTTTGTAAATGTTGATGTTTTACCAAAGCTATACACTAATGCATCTG CTTGTTGCCAAGAAAAGAAAGTTAGTGACGAATGCCAAGAAGCTTGTAATATCGACATCGACATACAAACAGCTCTCAACAAGCCAAACTGCTTCAAAGATCTCGATAAACTAATGTATTGCGCAGCAG ACGGAAGTGATCACAGGaagtgttgcagagataatggGATTCAAAGAAGTTGTCTCAGGTGGTGTCAGGGAAGACCCATCATCAACACTCAACTCTGCATACTACACGCTTCCAAAATAGTTAGCTGCTTCGAAGAAGGAAAAG CGGTATTGCCTGGCCCACCTCTGAATATCCAGTATCACCTAACTGGACACAAAGATTTGGAGATAACGTGGGATATGCCTCAGAAAAATCCTAAAGTAGTGCAGTGGTACAAGGTATTCTGGAGGCCCATTGGTTCTCGATTAATGTACAGA AATCACACTAAAGATCGAGCCATAGCCCTTCATGATTTAGAACCAGGTACAACTTATGAGGTTGTGGTGAAAGCTGGAAATCATTATGGTATCAGTCTTCATTCAGAGCCTTTGACTTTTACCATCACag GTATCGATGGCGATGGAAATATCATTACAGAACCAGCTGGTT ATACCTCACCCTCTGTAGCGAAGACGACAGCTGCAATCATTGGCACAATATTGTTCTTGCTTTTGGTTGGTGGATTAGGTTTCTTCTTTTACCAGaggaataaattaatgaagCCACCTCCTGGAATATCACCCGGAGTGTCATTCGAAAATCCTACTTACATGAAAGACAACATTCCACAG AATAACACTCCAGGATCAATTGAAACCAATGGTGAAACAAAACGAGATAATGGAGAAACAAAGAGAGAAACACAGACATAA